The following proteins come from a genomic window of Natrinema saccharevitans:
- a CDS encoding S1C family serine protease, translated as MSFVGVATRVSSNERTRRRFVRAVGTIGTATVLGLGGTGTGAAQDDGDSSASGDGPDVDSEYAAVYEESIDSVVLVSIAGTGGPGGGRGGLGTGFVLENGSVLTNNHVVETAAEGGIELQFNDGEWRTASVVGTDVYSDLAVLEAEDLPGIADGLSLADAEPVIGQEVLAIGNPLGLDASVSQGIVSGLDRALPSPTGFSIPAAIQTDAPINPGNSGGPLVSLDNEVLGVVFAGVGQTIGFAITAQLANRVVPALIEDGDYEHPYMGVGVRPVGPSIADEIGLEDATGVLVAEVVPNSPADGVLEPATTGRPETGDVIVAIEGTPIPTQDQLSSSLALEASPDETVDVEIVRDGERRTVELTLGTRPEPDRPRLPIPGGPGPGERPSGPRP; from the coding sequence ATATCGTTCGTCGGGGTGGCTACCCGCGTGTCATCGAACGAACGGACGCGACGGCGGTTCGTACGGGCGGTCGGAACGATCGGTACCGCCACGGTACTGGGCCTCGGCGGGACGGGAACCGGCGCTGCACAGGACGACGGCGACTCGAGCGCGTCGGGCGACGGCCCCGATGTCGACAGCGAGTATGCGGCGGTGTACGAGGAGTCGATCGACTCCGTCGTGCTGGTGTCCATCGCCGGGACCGGCGGTCCTGGCGGCGGGCGAGGCGGTCTCGGCACCGGGTTCGTCCTCGAGAACGGATCCGTCCTGACGAACAACCACGTCGTCGAGACCGCCGCCGAGGGCGGGATCGAACTCCAATTCAACGACGGCGAGTGGCGGACGGCCTCAGTCGTCGGTACCGACGTCTACAGCGATCTCGCCGTCCTCGAGGCCGAGGACCTGCCCGGGATCGCCGACGGTCTCTCGCTCGCCGACGCGGAGCCGGTGATCGGCCAGGAGGTTCTCGCGATCGGCAATCCGCTGGGGCTCGACGCCTCCGTCTCGCAGGGGATCGTCAGCGGACTCGATCGGGCGCTCCCCAGTCCGACCGGGTTCTCGATCCCGGCCGCGATCCAGACCGACGCGCCGATCAACCCCGGCAACAGCGGCGGGCCGCTGGTGAGTCTCGACAACGAGGTGCTTGGAGTCGTTTTCGCCGGAGTCGGCCAGACCATCGGCTTCGCGATCACTGCGCAACTGGCGAACCGGGTCGTCCCCGCCCTCATCGAGGACGGTGACTACGAACATCCCTACATGGGCGTGGGCGTCCGACCGGTCGGCCCGAGCATCGCCGACGAGATCGGTCTCGAGGACGCGACCGGCGTGCTGGTCGCCGAAGTGGTTCCGAACTCTCCCGCGGACGGCGTCCTCGAGCCGGCGACAACGGGACGGCCCGAGACCGGCGACGTGATCGTCGCTATCGAGGGGACGCCGATCCCCACGCAGGACCAACTCTCCTCGTCTCTTGCGCTCGAGGCGTCGCCGGACGAGACGGTCGACGTCGAGATCGTTCGCGACGGCGAGCGGAGGACCGTCGAACTGACGCTCGGCACCCGCCCGGAGCCGGACCGACCGCGACTCCCGATACCCGGCGGTCCGGGTCCGGGCGAACGACCATCAGGGCCCCGTCCCTGA
- a CDS encoding alanyl-tRNA editing protein, whose translation MTGQRAAAEPYATRFETEVTSIDGRRVWLERSHFFGASAGQPADRGTVSDIEVTDVELVDGEQVHVLAAEPSFSVGHRVLCSVDWSFRMYCMRAHTASHVLLGVADRSLEGASYAGLEIGPETVRVDLETTATVDDERLLELDEAVNRVVWESRPVSWDDEPVSAVRERDAVVFDDHADDAAVEKGRVRTVSIEDEKDRQRTGRFTATTGSPEPWDARACGGTHVRNTREIGPVTILGASSPGEDVTRIELAVGPAAIERRTAEKRAAFAAMETTDAALEDVPDDLEGP comes from the coding sequence ATGACCGGGCAACGGGCGGCGGCGGAGCCGTACGCGACGCGGTTCGAGACCGAGGTGACGTCGATCGACGGGCGGCGAGTCTGGCTCGAGCGCAGTCACTTCTTCGGGGCGAGCGCCGGCCAGCCGGCCGACCGCGGGACGGTCAGCGATATCGAAGTCACCGACGTGGAGCTGGTCGACGGCGAGCAGGTCCACGTGCTGGCGGCAGAGCCGTCGTTTTCGGTCGGCCACCGCGTCCTCTGTTCGGTCGACTGGTCCTTCCGAATGTACTGCATGCGGGCCCACACCGCCAGTCACGTCCTGCTCGGGGTCGCCGACCGGTCGCTCGAGGGCGCGTCGTACGCCGGCCTCGAGATCGGCCCCGAGACGGTCCGGGTCGACCTCGAGACGACGGCGACGGTCGACGACGAGCGCCTGCTCGAACTCGACGAGGCGGTCAACCGCGTGGTCTGGGAGTCCCGACCGGTGTCGTGGGACGACGAGCCGGTGTCGGCGGTCCGCGAGCGCGACGCCGTCGTCTTCGACGACCACGCCGACGACGCCGCCGTGGAGAAAGGGCGCGTCCGAACCGTCTCGATCGAGGACGAGAAGGACCGCCAGCGAACGGGTCGATTCACCGCGACGACCGGCTCTCCGGAGCCGTGGGACGCGCGGGCCTGCGGCGGCACCCACGTCCGCAACACCCGCGAAATCGGCCCCGTTACGATACTGGGGGCCTCGAGCCCCGGCGAGGACGTGACCCGGATCGAACTCGCCGTCGGACCGGCGGCGATCGAACGGCGAACGGCCGAGAAGCGGGCCGCATTCGCCGCGATGGAGACGACCGACGCCGCCCTCGAGGACGTGCCCGACGATCTCGAGGGCCCGTGA
- the polX gene encoding DNA polymerase/3'-5' exonuclease PolX: MTTNAEIAARLEEFADLLEADDVEYKPRAYRRAAENVRAHPSPIADRVAAGDREVLENIDGVGDAISAKIGEYVETGGIEELEELRGELPIDIADITRIEGVGPKTAGKLYRELGVETLDDLEEAAEDGEVQEVKGFGPKTEQNILENLEFARTVGQRQLLGEARPLADDVLAYLEGLEAVERCEVAGSIRRWRETIGDVDVLASTADGEAVVEGLLAWDSVDDEIESGPEKASVRVGESRVDLRVVVPAEFGSALQYFTGSKDHNVALRNYAIDRGMKLNEYGAFDVSSEARSASSSRTESDNDVEDHEVDQRVGDRVAGDTEEGMYEALGLDWIPPELRTDRGEIEAAAAGELPALLERDDIRGDLHTHTEWSDGNTSVEAMVEAAADRGYDYFGIADHAEGPGVVGDMGLADDDILEQVEEIRAVGDDAEIEVFAGIEANVDAAGEIDLSDDVIDALDVIVASTHSALSQDAEAATERLVRAVENPAIDVLGHPSGRLLNERSGLEFDATALGAAAADHDTALEVNSNPRRLDLWGSAVQAAIDEGAVIAVNTDAHRPATLEYVRWGVHTARRGWAEPADVINTWELAALRQFLH, from the coding sequence ATGACGACCAACGCCGAGATCGCGGCCCGACTCGAGGAGTTCGCCGACCTGCTCGAGGCCGACGACGTCGAGTACAAGCCCCGCGCCTACCGGCGGGCGGCCGAGAACGTCCGGGCCCACCCCTCGCCGATCGCCGACCGGGTCGCGGCCGGCGACCGCGAGGTCCTCGAGAACATCGACGGCGTCGGCGACGCCATCTCGGCGAAGATCGGCGAGTACGTCGAGACCGGCGGGATCGAAGAACTCGAGGAGCTGCGGGGCGAGCTGCCGATCGACATCGCCGACATCACCCGTATCGAGGGCGTCGGCCCCAAGACCGCGGGGAAGCTGTATCGGGAACTCGGGGTCGAGACGCTAGACGACCTCGAGGAAGCGGCCGAGGACGGCGAGGTGCAGGAAGTCAAGGGGTTCGGACCGAAGACCGAGCAGAACATCCTCGAGAACCTCGAGTTCGCCCGAACGGTCGGCCAGCGCCAGCTCCTGGGGGAGGCCCGGCCGCTGGCCGACGACGTCCTCGCGTACCTCGAGGGCCTCGAGGCGGTCGAGCGCTGCGAGGTCGCCGGCTCGATCCGCCGGTGGCGCGAGACGATCGGCGACGTGGACGTCCTCGCGTCGACCGCGGACGGCGAGGCGGTCGTCGAGGGCTTGCTCGCGTGGGACTCCGTCGACGACGAGATCGAATCCGGCCCCGAGAAGGCCAGCGTCCGCGTCGGCGAGAGCCGCGTCGACCTGCGGGTCGTCGTCCCCGCGGAGTTCGGCTCGGCGCTGCAGTACTTCACCGGGAGCAAGGACCACAACGTCGCCCTGCGCAACTACGCGATCGACCGCGGGATGAAGCTAAACGAGTACGGGGCCTTCGACGTCAGCAGCGAGGCGCGTAGCGCCTCGAGCAGTCGGACGGAGTCCGACAACGACGTCGAAGACCACGAGGTGGACCAGCGCGTCGGTGACCGCGTCGCAGGCGATACCGAGGAAGGGATGTACGAGGCGCTCGGGCTGGACTGGATTCCGCCCGAACTCCGGACCGATCGCGGCGAGATCGAAGCCGCGGCGGCCGGGGAGTTACCGGCCTTGCTCGAGCGCGACGATATCCGCGGCGACCTGCACACCCACACCGAGTGGTCCGACGGCAACACCTCGGTCGAGGCGATGGTCGAGGCCGCCGCTGATCGGGGCTACGACTACTTCGGGATCGCCGACCACGCAGAGGGCCCGGGCGTCGTCGGCGACATGGGGCTTGCCGACGACGACATCCTCGAGCAGGTCGAAGAAATCCGCGCGGTCGGCGACGACGCCGAAATCGAGGTCTTCGCGGGGATCGAGGCCAACGTCGACGCCGCGGGCGAGATCGACCTCTCCGACGACGTGATCGACGCGCTGGACGTGATCGTCGCCTCGACCCACAGCGCCCTGAGCCAAGACGCCGAGGCCGCGACCGAGCGGCTCGTCCGCGCCGTCGAGAACCCGGCGATCGACGTGTTGGGCCACCCAAGCGGCCGCCTGCTCAACGAGCGCTCCGGCCTCGAGTTCGACGCGACCGCGCTCGGGGCGGCCGCCGCCGACCACGACACCGCCCTCGAGGTCAACAGCAATCCCCGGCGGCTCGACCTCTGGGGCAGCGCCGTTCAGGCCGCCATAGACGAGGGCGCGGTGATCGCCGTCAACACCGACGCCCATCGGCCCGCGACGCTCGAGTACGTGCGCTGGGGCGTCCACACCGCGCGGCGGGGCTGGGCCGAGCCCGCGGACGTGATCAACACCTGGGAGCTCGCCGCGTTACGGCAGTTCCTCCACTGA
- a CDS encoding protein translocase SEC61 complex subunit gamma, giving the protein MDVPYDLTSYVRVLKMATTPTTEEFLQVSKIAGAGIFLVGLVGFIIGAIMLFISGGGGI; this is encoded by the coding sequence ATGGACGTTCCCTACGACCTCACCTCGTACGTTCGGGTGTTGAAAATGGCGACGACACCCACGACCGAGGAGTTCCTCCAAGTGTCGAAGATCGCCGGTGCGGGGATCTTCCTGGTCGGCCTCGTCGGCTTCATCATCGGCGCGATCATGCTGTTCATCTCGGGCGGTGGTGGCATCTAA
- a CDS encoding PHP-associated domain-containing protein: MTYRVDPHVKVLTDRVVERAKQADLDAIVYAPHFTRLPEIRERAAAYSDDDLLVIPAREVFTGTWRNRKHALALGLEEPVPDFIPLETAMAEFERQGATVLVPHPEFANVSLAESDLRRYADVIDAVEIFNSRHFPWDNRRARDLADSLSLPPFTSSYAHLPRSVGVAHTALEAAIETEADLLEAFEDGVARRVIYDNGPYRWSTTASELGHLVYENTWKKVDRLFLSGTEPTHPQHIAYDGRFDDVAVY; the protein is encoded by the coding sequence GTGACGTACCGAGTCGACCCCCACGTGAAGGTGCTGACCGATCGCGTCGTCGAGCGGGCGAAGCAGGCCGACCTCGATGCGATCGTCTACGCACCGCATTTCACCCGGCTTCCGGAGATCCGCGAGCGGGCGGCGGCCTACTCCGACGACGACCTGCTGGTGATCCCCGCCCGCGAGGTGTTCACCGGGACGTGGCGGAACCGCAAACACGCCCTCGCGTTGGGCCTCGAGGAACCGGTTCCCGATTTCATCCCGCTCGAGACGGCGATGGCCGAGTTCGAGCGCCAGGGGGCGACGGTCCTCGTCCCGCATCCGGAGTTCGCGAACGTGAGCCTCGCCGAGTCGGATCTGCGCCGGTACGCCGACGTGATCGACGCCGTCGAAATATTCAACTCGCGGCACTTCCCGTGGGACAACCGACGCGCCCGGGACCTCGCTGACTCCCTCTCGCTGCCGCCTTTCACGTCGTCGTACGCGCACCTCCCGCGGTCCGTCGGGGTCGCTCACACCGCCCTCGAGGCCGCCATCGAGACGGAAGCCGACCTCCTCGAGGCGTTCGAGGACGGGGTCGCCCGCCGCGTGATCTACGACAATGGGCCGTATCGCTGGTCGACGACCGCCTCGGAACTCGGCCACCTCGTCTACGAGAACACCTGGAAGAAGGTCGACCGACTCTTCCTCTCGGGGACCGAACCGACCCATCCACAGCACATCGCCTACGACGGGCGGTTCGACGACGTCGCCGTCTATTAG
- a CDS encoding DUF5788 family protein, protein MQEYERKQLLERVEREGATVGADIPETISVQGEEIDLRTFVFEIKRRETVPAGERDRVEQAKRNLRRERLERLERIEEGEISREEGEELAGSIIGIDRALNALESLGPTDLEREQQAKQAQDRKRWMSFLKKALGREDDGASRRGR, encoded by the coding sequence GTGCAAGAGTACGAGCGCAAGCAACTGCTCGAGCGCGTCGAGCGCGAGGGCGCGACCGTCGGCGCGGACATCCCCGAGACGATCTCGGTCCAGGGCGAGGAGATCGATCTCCGGACCTTCGTCTTCGAGATCAAGCGCCGCGAGACGGTGCCCGCCGGCGAACGCGACCGCGTCGAGCAGGCCAAGCGGAATCTGCGACGCGAGCGACTCGAGCGACTCGAGCGGATCGAAGAGGGTGAGATCAGCCGCGAGGAGGGCGAGGAACTCGCGGGGAGCATCATCGGCATCGACCGGGCGTTAAACGCCCTCGAGAGCCTCGGCCCGACGGACCTCGAGCGCGAACAGCAGGCCAAGCAGGCCCAGGACCGCAAGCGCTGGATGTCCTTCCTGAAGAAGGCGCTGGGGCGGGAGGACGACGGAGCGTCGCGGAGGGGGCGATGA
- a CDS encoding mandelate racemase/muconate lactonizing enzyme family protein, which produces MGVDYSRLHDPNAEYTMRDLSAETMGVTRERGGGRDVEITDVQTTMVDGNFPWTLVRIYTDAGIVGTGEAYWGAGAPELIERMKPFLQGENPLDIDRLTEHLVQKMSGEGSIGGVTVTAISGIEVALHDLAGKILEVPAYQLLGGKYRDEVRVYCDCHTEAEADPIACADEAERVVEELGYDALKFDLDVPSGHEKDRANRHLREPEIEHKASIVEAVTERVGSRADVAFDCHWSFSAGSAKRLAKRLEEYDVWWLEDPVPPENHDVQREVTQSTTTPITVGENVYRNHGQRRLLEEQAVDIIAPDMPKVGGMRETRKIADLADMYYVPVAMHNVASPVATVASAHVGAAISNALAVEYHSYELGWWADLIEETVIEDGSIEIPEEPGLGVTLDMDAVAEHLVDGEELFDEA; this is translated from the coding sequence ATGGGAGTCGATTACTCGAGGCTGCACGACCCGAACGCCGAGTACACGATGCGGGACCTCTCGGCGGAGACGATGGGGGTCACGCGCGAGCGCGGCGGCGGCCGGGACGTCGAGATCACCGACGTCCAGACGACGATGGTCGACGGCAACTTCCCGTGGACGCTGGTCCGAATCTACACGGACGCGGGGATCGTCGGCACCGGCGAGGCCTACTGGGGGGCCGGCGCGCCGGAACTGATCGAGCGGATGAAACCCTTCCTGCAGGGGGAGAACCCGTTAGACATCGACCGGCTGACCGAACACCTCGTCCAGAAGATGTCCGGCGAGGGCTCGATCGGCGGCGTCACGGTGACGGCGATTTCGGGCATCGAGGTCGCCCTGCACGACCTGGCCGGGAAGATCCTCGAGGTGCCGGCCTACCAGCTCCTCGGTGGCAAGTACCGCGACGAAGTGCGGGTCTACTGTGACTGTCACACCGAAGCGGAGGCCGACCCGATCGCCTGCGCGGACGAGGCCGAACGCGTCGTCGAGGAACTGGGCTACGACGCCCTGAAGTTCGACCTCGACGTGCCCAGCGGCCACGAGAAGGACCGCGCGAACCGCCACCTCCGCGAACCGGAGATCGAACACAAGGCCTCGATCGTCGAGGCGGTCACCGAGCGCGTGGGCTCGCGCGCCGACGTGGCCTTCGACTGTCACTGGAGCTTCTCGGCCGGTAGCGCCAAGCGACTCGCGAAGCGCCTCGAGGAGTACGACGTCTGGTGGCTCGAGGACCCCGTGCCGCCGGAGAACCACGACGTTCAGCGCGAAGTCACGCAGTCGACGACGACGCCGATCACCGTCGGCGAGAACGTCTACCGGAACCACGGTCAGCGCCGCCTGCTCGAGGAACAGGCCGTCGACATCATCGCGCCCGATATGCCGAAGGTCGGCGGGATGCGCGAGACGCGCAAGATAGCGGATCTCGCGGACATGTACTACGTCCCGGTCGCGATGCACAACGTCGCCTCGCCGGTCGCGACGGTCGCCAGCGCCCACGTCGGCGCGGCGATTTCGAACGCCCTGGCCGTCGAGTACCACTCCTACGAACTCGGCTGGTGGGCGGATCTGATCGAGGAGACAGTTATCGAGGACGGTTCGATCGAGATTCCCGAGGAGCCCGGACTGGGCGTCACGCTCGATATGGACGCCGTCGCGGAGCATCTGGTCGACGGCGAGGAACTCTTCGACGAGGCGTAA
- a CDS encoding transcription elongation factor Spt5, with protein sequence MGIYAVKTTASQERTVADMIINREEPEIHAALAPDSLTSYVMVEAEGDAVLNRVLEDIPHARSIVPGESDISEVEHFLSPKPDVEGIAEGDIVELIAGPFKGEKAQVQRIDEGKDQVTVELYEATVPIPVTVRGDQIRVLDSDER encoded by the coding sequence ATGGGGATCTACGCTGTCAAAACGACGGCGAGTCAAGAACGAACCGTCGCCGACATGATCATCAACCGCGAGGAACCGGAGATCCACGCGGCGCTGGCCCCCGACTCGCTGACCTCCTACGTGATGGTCGAAGCCGAGGGCGACGCCGTCCTCAACCGCGTCCTCGAGGACATTCCCCACGCCCGCAGCATCGTCCCCGGCGAGTCAGACATTTCGGAAGTCGAACATTTCCTCTCGCCGAAGCCGGACGTCGAGGGGATCGCCGAGGGCGACATCGTCGAACTCATCGCCGGTCCGTTCAAGGGCGAGAAGGCACAGGTTCAGCGCATCGACGAGGGCAAGGATCAGGTGACCGTCGAACTGTACGAGGCGACGGTTCCGATTCCGGTGACGGTTCGGGGCGACCAGATTCGCGTGCTGGATTCCGACGAGCGGTAG
- a CDS encoding Mut7-C RNAse domain-containing protein — translation MRLLLDLMCGGLRSYLRMCNHDTVYAGDRGLEADDDLLAVASEEDRTVVTRDVDVAARADESVILEARDVEAQLAELDAAGVDLTLADGPRFCGRCNGPLESVDPTASTPEYAPDPTAVETWICRDCGQHFWRGSHWDRVEATLARVRDADGTQ, via the coding sequence ATGCGACTCCTCCTCGATCTCATGTGCGGCGGACTCCGGTCCTATCTGCGGATGTGTAACCACGACACCGTCTACGCGGGTGACCGCGGGCTCGAGGCCGACGACGACCTCCTCGCCGTCGCCAGCGAGGAGGACCGAACCGTCGTCACGCGAGACGTCGACGTGGCGGCCCGCGCCGACGAGTCGGTCATCCTCGAGGCCCGCGACGTCGAGGCCCAACTCGCGGAACTCGACGCGGCGGGCGTCGATCTCACGCTGGCCGACGGCCCCCGCTTCTGCGGGCGGTGTAACGGCCCGCTCGAGTCGGTCGATCCGACCGCGTCGACGCCGGAGTACGCGCCCGATCCGACGGCAGTCGAGACGTGGATCTGTCGGGACTGCGGGCAGCACTTCTGGCGGGGGAGCCACTGGGACCGGGTCGAAGCGACGCTCGCTCGAGTCCGCGACGCCGACGGGACGCAGTAG
- a CDS encoding mandelate racemase/muconate lactonizing enzyme family protein, which yields MRDFSNHATERPEGQDVEITDIESAVVDGNFEWNLVKVHTDAGVTGIGEAYRGGGVPELIEYANRFLVGENPLDVERLFRRIVQETSGHGGTTGKVVTAASGIEIALWDAAGKILDLPVYQLLGSRYRDRIRIYCDCHAGEAYAVGDSGFTEYADAAAYSPEAYAAEAERVVDMGFDAIKFDLDMERDNEPDPYNGRLTNAAIDHKVSVVEAVRDAVGREVDLAFDCHWDYTVESATRLARTLEPYDLMWLEDLVPPEETDAQREVARRTATPLATGENRFRIHELSDLLDEYAVDVITPDPTTCGGLAESKRIAERAEERYIPFSPHNVCSPVGTMACVHLCAAVPNADVLEYHALEVDWWDDLLAREGPLIEGGYIDVPTEPGLGIELDEGVLEAHLLPGTDGFD from the coding sequence GTGAGGGACTTCTCGAACCACGCCACGGAGCGACCCGAAGGACAGGACGTCGAGATCACCGACATCGAGTCGGCGGTCGTCGACGGGAACTTCGAGTGGAACCTCGTGAAGGTCCACACGGACGCGGGCGTGACGGGGATCGGCGAGGCCTACCGCGGGGGCGGCGTCCCGGAGCTGATCGAGTACGCGAACCGGTTTCTGGTCGGCGAGAACCCATTGGACGTCGAGCGACTGTTCCGGCGCATCGTGCAGGAGACGTCGGGCCACGGCGGGACGACGGGCAAAGTCGTCACCGCAGCCTCGGGCATCGAGATCGCGCTCTGGGACGCCGCCGGGAAAATCCTGGACCTGCCGGTCTACCAGTTGCTGGGCTCGCGCTACCGCGACCGGATTCGAATCTACTGCGACTGCCACGCTGGCGAGGCCTACGCGGTCGGCGACAGCGGGTTCACCGAGTACGCCGACGCGGCGGCCTACTCCCCCGAGGCCTACGCCGCCGAGGCCGAACGCGTCGTCGACATGGGCTTCGACGCGATCAAGTTCGACCTCGACATGGAACGGGACAACGAGCCCGATCCCTACAACGGCCGACTCACCAACGCCGCGATCGACCACAAAGTCTCGGTCGTCGAGGCCGTCCGCGACGCCGTCGGGCGCGAGGTCGACCTCGCCTTCGACTGCCACTGGGACTACACCGTCGAGAGTGCAACTCGGCTCGCCCGCACACTCGAACCCTACGACCTCATGTGGCTCGAGGACCTCGTCCCGCCGGAGGAGACCGACGCCCAGCGGGAGGTCGCCCGGCGGACCGCGACGCCGCTCGCGACGGGCGAGAACCGGTTCCGCATCCACGAACTGAGCGACCTGCTCGACGAGTACGCGGTCGACGTGATCACGCCCGATCCGACCACCTGCGGCGGCCTCGCCGAGTCGAAACGGATCGCCGAACGCGCCGAGGAACGGTACATCCCGTTCTCGCCGCACAACGTCTGTAGCCCCGTCGGCACGATGGCCTGCGTCCACCTCTGTGCCGCCGTCCCCAACGCCGACGTGCTGGAATATCACGCCCTCGAGGTGGACTGGTGGGACGATCTGCTCGCACGCGAGGGGCCGCTCATCGAGGGCGGCTACATCGACGTGCCGACCGAGCCGGGGCTGGGGATCGAACTGGACGAGGGCGTTCTCGAGGCGCATCTGCTGCCCGGGACCGACGGCTTCGACTGA
- a CDS encoding DUF7565 family protein, giving the protein MAWECGIDGCGSVFEDVESAVVHQATEHQRRECKVCGTVVPDGYLAIRHAFTEHSRAEYVRAYGASSEAVREREELLEEIESVADMKAIATELKR; this is encoded by the coding sequence ATGGCCTGGGAATGCGGAATCGACGGCTGTGGATCGGTCTTCGAAGACGTCGAGTCGGCCGTCGTCCATCAGGCGACGGAACACCAGCGCCGCGAGTGTAAGGTCTGTGGCACCGTCGTCCCCGACGGCTACCTCGCGATCCGACACGCCTTCACCGAACATAGCCGCGCCGAGTACGTCCGCGCCTACGGCGCCAGCTCCGAAGCGGTCCGGGAACGCGAGGAACTGCTCGAGGAGATCGAATCGGTCGCGGACATGAAAGCGATCGCGACCGAACTGAAGCGGTAG
- a CDS encoding rhomboid family intramembrane serine protease — protein sequence MAKCDVCGNDENMPYNCRHCGGTYCGDHRLPENHDCSGLENWNDPQGVFDSGFDDGVGSGESTSRAAGIVDKLPIDTGPGGPLAYFRGNMTYTFLALMWLTFAAQFVVGTFFGTETMRTLFVLRPYYPEYVWTWVTSIFAHGGFYHIVGNSIVLFFFGPLVERYIGSRKFAILFLVSGALAGLGQITIQTLQTAMVTPLTPGVVGASGAALAILGVLTILNPDLKVYLYFILPVPIWVLTGGYALFSIFFLSTGGGGNIAHMAHLVGLVIGLAYGQYVKQNRNVSAPSRLEFGGGGPGGPGGPGGPGGPGRGRF from the coding sequence ATGGCGAAGTGCGACGTGTGTGGGAACGACGAAAATATGCCGTACAACTGTCGTCACTGCGGCGGCACCTACTGTGGCGACCATCGGCTGCCCGAGAATCACGACTGCTCGGGACTCGAGAACTGGAACGACCCGCAGGGCGTCTTCGACAGCGGGTTCGACGACGGCGTCGGTTCCGGCGAGAGTACGTCCCGGGCCGCCGGAATCGTGGACAAACTCCCGATCGACACCGGTCCGGGCGGCCCGCTGGCGTACTTCCGCGGGAACATGACCTACACGTTCCTCGCGCTGATGTGGCTCACGTTCGCTGCCCAGTTCGTCGTCGGTACTTTCTTCGGAACCGAAACGATGCGAACTCTGTTCGTCCTCCGACCCTACTATCCCGAATACGTCTGGACATGGGTTACGTCGATCTTCGCCCACGGCGGTTTCTACCATATCGTCGGTAACAGCATCGTACTGTTCTTCTTCGGTCCGCTGGTCGAACGATACATCGGATCCAGAAAATTCGCAATTCTCTTTCTGGTAAGCGGTGCCCTCGCCGGACTCGGGCAGATTACCATCCAGACGCTCCAGACCGCAATGGTGACCCCGCTCACCCCGGGCGTCGTCGGCGCGAGCGGGGCCGCACTCGCGATTTTGGGTGTCCTGACGATCCTGAATCCGGACCTCAAGGTGTATCTCTACTTCATCCTCCCCGTTCCGATCTGGGTACTCACCGGTGGCTATGCACTGTTCAGTATCTTCTTCCTCAGTACCGGGGGTGGCGGAAACATCGCACACATGGCCCACCTCGTCGGCCTCGTGATCGGGCTCGCCTACGGCCAGTACGTCAAACAGAACCGCAACGTCAGCGCGCCCAGTCGCCTCGAGTTCGGCGGTGGCGGTCCGGGCGGTCCCGGGGGCCCCGGTGGTCCGGGCGGTCCCGGCCGCGGTCGGTTCTGA